One Salvia splendens isolate huo1 chromosome 12, SspV2, whole genome shotgun sequence genomic window carries:
- the LOC121759736 gene encoding lipoyl synthase, chloroplastic-like, which yields MIHRCISKAPPPPSPISRHKTLTKSTIRCQLEQKAPPLPYTGRDPNVKKPGWLRQKAPQGEKYDEVKESLSRLKLNTVCEEAQCPNIGECWNGGSDGISTATIMLLGDTCTRGCRFCAVKTSRNPSPPDPMEPYNTAKAIASWGVDYIVLTSVDRDDIPDGGSGHFAETVKAMKALNPEIMVECLTSDFRGDLEAVSTLVHSGLDVFAHNVETVKRLQRIVRDPRAGYEQSLSVLKHAKLDKEGMITKSSLMLGLGESDDELKEAMADLRVIDVDILTLGQYLQPTPLHLTVKEYVTPEKFAFWKDYGESIGFRYVASGPLVRSSYRAGELFIKTMVKEKTKNGSA from the exons ATGATTCACCGATGCATTTCCAAGGCGCCTCCGCCTCCCTCACCAATCTCCAGACACAAAACCCTCACCAAGTCCACCATCCGCTGTCAATTGGAGCAGAAAGCGCCGCCGCTCCCCTACACGGGGAGGGACCCCAATGTGAAGAAGCCGGGTTGGCTGAGGCAGAAGGCGCCTCAGGGGGAAAAGTACGACGAGGTCAAGGAATCGCTGTCGAGGCTCAAGCTCAACACTGTATGTGAGGAGGCGCAGTGCCCTAATATTGGGGAGTGCTGGAACGGCGGCAGCGACGGCATCTCCACCGCCACCATCATGTTACTCGGCGACACCTGCACCAGGGGCTGCCGTTTTTGTGCCGTGAAGACGAGTAGGAACCCGTCGCCGCCCGATCCTATGGAGCCCTATAATACTGCCAAGGCTATTGCCAGTTGGGG TGTAGATTATATTGTCCTCACCAGCGTGGACCGAGATGATATACCTGATGGTGGAAGTGGCCATTTTGCTGAAACAGTGAAAGCAATGAAG GCACTTAATCCCGAAATCATGGTTGAGTGTTTAACATCAGATTTTCGAGGTGATCTAGAGGCTGTATCTACGCTTGTTCACTCGGGGTTAGATGTGTTTGCTCACAATGTTGAAACTGTGAAACGACTGCAGCGGATAGTAAGGGATCCTAGGGCTGG ATACGAGCAAAGTTTATCAGTTTTGAAACATGCAAAGCTCGACAAGGAAGGGATGATAACAAAATCATCTCTTATGTTAGGGCTTGGTGAAAGTGATGATGAATTGAAGGAAGCCATGGCTGATTTAAGGGTGATTGATGTTGACATTTTGACTCTAGGACAATACTTACAG CCTACTCCATTACATCTTACTGTCAAGGAGTATGTTACCCCAGAAAAATTTGCTTTCTGGAAAGATTATGGAGAGTCAATTGGTTTCCGTTATGTTGCCAGTGGACCCTTG GTTCGATCATCATACAGGGCGGGAGAGCTGTTTATCAAGACTATGGTAAAGGAGAAGACCAAAAATGGATCTGCGTAA